The Symphalangus syndactylus isolate Jambi chromosome 11, NHGRI_mSymSyn1-v2.1_pri, whole genome shotgun sequence genome contains a region encoding:
- the CLN3 gene encoding battenin isoform X14: MGGCAGSRRRFSDSEGEETVPEPRLPLLDHQGAHWKNAVGFCPRVLVSGICAAGSFILVAFSHSVGTSLCGVVFASISSGLGEVTFLSLTAFYPRAVISWWSSGTGGAGLLGALSYLGLTQAGLSPQQTLLSMLGIPALLLASYFLLLTSPEAQDPGGDKEAESAARQPLIGTEAPESKPGSSSSLSLRERWTVFKGLLWYIVPLVVVYFAEYFINQGLFELLFFRNTSLSHAQQYRWYQMLYQAGVFASRSSLRCCRIRFTWALALMQCLNLAFLLADVWFGFLPSIYLVFLIILYEGLLGGAAYVNTFHNIALETSDEHREFAMAATCISDTLGISLSGLLALPLHDFLCQLS; the protein is encoded by the exons ATGGGAGGCTGTGCGGGCTCGCGGCGGCGCTTTTCGGATTCCGAGG GGGAGGAGACCGTCCCGGAGCCACGGCTCCCTCTGTTGGACCATCAGGGCGCGCATTGGAAGAACGCGGTGGGCTTCTG CCCCCGGGTTCTCGTCAGTGGGATTTGTGCTGCTGGAAGCTTCATCCTGGTTGCCTTTTCTCATTCCGTGGGGACCAGCCTGTGTG GTGTGGTCTTCGCTAGCATCTCATCAGGCCTCGGGGAGGTCACCTTCCTCTCCCTCACTGCCTTCTACCCCAG GGCCGTGATCTCCTGGTGGTCCTCAGGGACTGGGGGAGCTGGGCTGCTGGGGGCCCTGTCCTACCTGGGGCTCACCCAGGCCGGCCTCTCCCCGCAGCAGACCCTGCTGTCCATGCTGGGTATCCCTGCACTGCTGCTGGCCAG CTATTTCTTGTTGCTCACATCTCCTGAGGCCCAGGACCCTGGAGGGGACAAAGAGGCAGAGAGCGCAGCCCGGCAGCCCCTCATAGGAACCGAGGCCCCTGAGTCAAAGCCAG gctccagctccagcctctcCCTTCGGGAAAGGTGGACAGTGTTCAAG GGTCTGCTGTGGTACATTGTCCCCTTGGTCGTGGTTTACTTCGCCGAGTATTTCATCAACCAGGGACTC TTTGAACTCCTCTTTTTCCGGAACACTTCCCTGAGTCATGCTCAGCAATACCGCTG GTACCAGATGCTGTACCAGGCTGGCGTCTTTGCCTCCCGCTCTTCTCTCCGCTGCTGTCGCATCCGTTTCACCTGGGCCCTGGCCCTGATGCAG TGCCTCAACCTGGCATTCCTGCTGGCGGACGTGTGGTTCGGCTTTCTGCCAAGCATCTACCTCGTCTTCCTGATCATTCTGTATGAGGGGCTCCTGGGAGGTGCAGCCTACGTGAACACCTTCCACAACATCGCCCTGGAG ACCAGTGATGAGCACCGGGAGTTTGCAATGGCGGCCACCTGCATCTCTGACACGCTGGGGATCTCCCTGTCGGGGCTCCTGGCTTTGCCTCTGCACGACTTCCTCTGCCAGCTCTCCTGA
- the CLN3 gene encoding battenin isoform X13 — translation MTSLATRGHQETRATWTQAQRRSPTTAHHDLTATLSLRLPRVLVSGICAAGSFILVAFSHSVGTSLCGVVFASISSGLGEVTFLSLTAFYPRAVISWWSSGTGGAGLLGALSYLGLTQAGLSPQQTLLSMLGIPALLLASYFLLLTSPEAQDPGGDKEAESAARQPLIGTEAPESKPGSSSSLSLRERWTVFKVRMMAGVCPCGGCSPPGPPLISSAFSRVCCGTLSPWSWFTSPSISSTRDSYQMLYQAGVFASRSSLRCCRIRFTWALALMQCLNLAFLLADVWFGFLPSIYLVFLIILYEGLLGGAAYVNTFHNIALETSDEHREFAMAATCISDTLGISLSGLLALPLHDFLCQLS, via the exons ATGACATCCTTAGCCACGAGAGGACATCAGGAAACCAGAGCCAC GTGGACCCAGGCCCAACGCCGATCCCCCACAACAGCTCATCACGATTTGACTGCAACTCTGTCTCTACGGCT CCCCCGGGTTCTCGTCAGTGGGATTTGTGCTGCTGGAAGCTTCATCCTGGTTGCCTTTTCTCATTCCGTGGGGACCAGCCTGTGTG GTGTGGTCTTCGCTAGCATCTCATCAGGCCTCGGGGAGGTCACCTTCCTCTCCCTCACTGCCTTCTACCCCAG GGCCGTGATCTCCTGGTGGTCCTCAGGGACTGGGGGAGCTGGGCTGCTGGGGGCCCTGTCCTACCTGGGGCTCACCCAGGCCGGCCTCTCCCCGCAGCAGACCCTGCTGTCCATGCTGGGTATCCCTGCACTGCTGCTGGCCAG CTATTTCTTGTTGCTCACATCTCCTGAGGCCCAGGACCCTGGAGGGGACAAAGAGGCAGAGAGCGCAGCCCGGCAGCCCCTCATAGGAACCGAGGCCCCTGAGTCAAAGCCAG gctccagctccagcctctcCCTTCGGGAAAGGTGGACAGTGTTCAAGGTTCGGATGATGGCTGGGGTGTGTCCCTGTGGGGGTTGCTCACCTCCGGGCCCCCCGCTTATATCTTCCGCCTTTTCCAGGGTCTGCTGTGGTACATTGTCCCCTTGGTCGTGGTTTACTTCGCCGAGTATTTCATCAACCAGGGACTC GTACCAGATGCTGTACCAGGCTGGCGTCTTTGCCTCCCGCTCTTCTCTCCGCTGCTGTCGCATCCGTTTCACCTGGGCCCTGGCCCTGATGCAG TGCCTCAACCTGGCATTCCTGCTGGCGGACGTGTGGTTCGGCTTTCTGCCAAGCATCTACCTCGTCTTCCTGATCATTCTGTATGAGGGGCTCCTGGGAGGTGCAGCCTACGTGAACACCTTCCACAACATCGCCCTGGAG ACCAGTGATGAGCACCGGGAGTTTGCAATGGCGGCCACCTGCATCTCTGACACGCTGGGGATCTCCCTGTCGGGGCTCCTGGCTTTGCCTCTGCACGACTTCCTCTGCCAGCTCTCCTGA
- the CLN3 gene encoding battenin isoform X3: protein MGGCAGSRRRFSDSEGEYARPPSWSDHLWLAAHLRGVRADSAPGGHAWSRRAPENGWGSCPLLALPGEETVPEPRLPLLDHQGAHWKNAVGFWLLGLCNNFSYVVMLSAAHDILSHERTSGNQSHVDPGPTPIPHNSSSRFDCNSVSTAAVLLADILPTLVIKLLAPLGLHLLPYSPRVLVSGICAAGSFILVAFSHSVGTSLCGVVFASISSGLGEVTFLSLTAFYPRAVISWWSSGTGGAGLLGALSYLGLTQAGLSPQQTLLSMLGIPALLLASYFLLLTSPEAQDPGGDKEAESAARQPLIGTEAPESKPGSSSSLSLRERWTVFKGLLWYIVPLVVVYFAEYFINQGLVPDAVPGWRLCLPLFSPLLSHPFHLGPGPDAEMEFCYVAQAGLELLASSDHPTLVSQCAGIACMSRRTRLSASTWHSCWRTCGSAFCQASTSSS from the exons ATGGGAGGCTGTGCGGGCTCGCGGCGGCGCTTTTCGGATTCCGAGGGTGAGTATGCCCGCCCACCCTCATGGAGCGACCACCTCTGGCTCGCAGCCCACCTGAGGGGAGTGAGAGCTGACTCGGCCCCGGGAGGACACGCATGGAGCCGTCGTGCACCTGAGAATGGGTGGGGGTCGTGCCCTCTTCTCGCTCTCCCAGGGGAGGAGACCGTCCCGGAGCCACGGCTCCCTCTGTTGGACCATCAGGGCGCGCATTGGAAGAACGCGGTGGGCTTCTG GCTGCTGGGCCTTTGCAACAACTTCTCTTATGTGGTGATGCTGAGTGCCGCCCATGACATCCTTAGCCACGAGAGGACATCAGGAAACCAGAGCCAC GTGGACCCAGGCCCAACGCCGATCCCCCACAACAGCTCATCACGATTTGACTGCAACTCTGTCTCTACGGCT GCCGTGCTCCTGGCGGACATCCTCCCCACACTCGTCATCAAATTGTTGGCTCCTCTTGGCCTTCACCTGCTGCCCTACAG CCCCCGGGTTCTCGTCAGTGGGATTTGTGCTGCTGGAAGCTTCATCCTGGTTGCCTTTTCTCATTCCGTGGGGACCAGCCTGTGTG GTGTGGTCTTCGCTAGCATCTCATCAGGCCTCGGGGAGGTCACCTTCCTCTCCCTCACTGCCTTCTACCCCAG GGCCGTGATCTCCTGGTGGTCCTCAGGGACTGGGGGAGCTGGGCTGCTGGGGGCCCTGTCCTACCTGGGGCTCACCCAGGCCGGCCTCTCCCCGCAGCAGACCCTGCTGTCCATGCTGGGTATCCCTGCACTGCTGCTGGCCAG CTATTTCTTGTTGCTCACATCTCCTGAGGCCCAGGACCCTGGAGGGGACAAAGAGGCAGAGAGCGCAGCCCGGCAGCCCCTCATAGGAACCGAGGCCCCTGAGTCAAAGCCAG gctccagctccagcctctcCCTTCGGGAAAGGTGGACAGTGTTCAAG GGTCTGCTGTGGTACATTGTCCCCTTGGTCGTGGTTTACTTCGCCGAGTATTTCATCAACCAGGGACTC GTACCAGATGCTGTACCAGGCTGGCGTCTTTGCCTCCCGCTCTTCTCTCCGCTGCTGTCGCATCCGTTTCACCTGGGCCCTGGCCCTGATGCAG agatggagttttgttatgttgcccaggctggtctcgaactcctggcctcaagtgatcatcccaccttggtctcccaatgtgctggtaTTGCatgcatgagccgccgcaccagGCTGAG TGCCTCAACCTGGCATTCCTGCTGGCGGACGTGTGGTTCGGCTTTCTGCCAAGCATCTACCTCGTCTTCCTGA
- the CLN3 gene encoding battenin isoform X12 has translation MVDPGPTPIPHNSSSRFDCNSVSTAAVLLADILPTLVIKLLAPLGLHLLPYSPRVLVSGICAAGSFILVAFSHSVGTSLCGVVFASISSGLGEVTFLSLTAFYPRAVISWWSSGTGGAGLLGALSYLGLTQAGLSPQQTLLSMLGIPALLLASYFLLLTSPEAQDPGGDKEAESAARQPLIGTEAPESKPGSSSSLSLRERWTVFKGLLWYIVPLVVVYFAEYFINQGLFELLFFRNTSLSHAQQYRWYQMLYQAGVFASRSSLRCCRIRFTWALALMQCLNLAFLLADVWFGFLPSIYLVFLIILYEGLLGGAAYVNTFHNIALETSDEHREFAMAATCISDTLGISLSGLLALPLHDFLCQLS, from the exons ATG GTGGACCCAGGCCCAACGCCGATCCCCCACAACAGCTCATCACGATTTGACTGCAACTCTGTCTCTACGGCT GCCGTGCTCCTGGCGGACATCCTCCCCACACTCGTCATCAAATTGTTGGCTCCTCTTGGCCTTCACCTGCTGCCCTACAG CCCCCGGGTTCTCGTCAGTGGGATTTGTGCTGCTGGAAGCTTCATCCTGGTTGCCTTTTCTCATTCCGTGGGGACCAGCCTGTGTG GTGTGGTCTTCGCTAGCATCTCATCAGGCCTCGGGGAGGTCACCTTCCTCTCCCTCACTGCCTTCTACCCCAG GGCCGTGATCTCCTGGTGGTCCTCAGGGACTGGGGGAGCTGGGCTGCTGGGGGCCCTGTCCTACCTGGGGCTCACCCAGGCCGGCCTCTCCCCGCAGCAGACCCTGCTGTCCATGCTGGGTATCCCTGCACTGCTGCTGGCCAG CTATTTCTTGTTGCTCACATCTCCTGAGGCCCAGGACCCTGGAGGGGACAAAGAGGCAGAGAGCGCAGCCCGGCAGCCCCTCATAGGAACCGAGGCCCCTGAGTCAAAGCCAG gctccagctccagcctctcCCTTCGGGAAAGGTGGACAGTGTTCAAG GGTCTGCTGTGGTACATTGTCCCCTTGGTCGTGGTTTACTTCGCCGAGTATTTCATCAACCAGGGACTC TTTGAACTCCTCTTTTTCCGGAACACTTCCCTGAGTCATGCTCAGCAATACCGCTG GTACCAGATGCTGTACCAGGCTGGCGTCTTTGCCTCCCGCTCTTCTCTCCGCTGCTGTCGCATCCGTTTCACCTGGGCCCTGGCCCTGATGCAG TGCCTCAACCTGGCATTCCTGCTGGCGGACGTGTGGTTCGGCTTTCTGCCAAGCATCTACCTCGTCTTCCTGATCATTCTGTATGAGGGGCTCCTGGGAGGTGCAGCCTACGTGAACACCTTCCACAACATCGCCCTGGAG ACCAGTGATGAGCACCGGGAGTTTGCAATGGCGGCCACCTGCATCTCTGACACGCTGGGGATCTCCCTGTCGGGGCTCCTGGCTTTGCCTCTGCACGACTTCCTCTGCCAGCTCTCCTGA
- the CLN3 gene encoding battenin isoform X10 yields MLSAAHDILSHERTSGNQSHVDPGPTPIPHNSSSRFDCNSVSTAAVLLADILPTLVIKLLAPLGLHLLPYSPRVLVSGICAAGSFILVAFSHSVGTSLCGVVFASISSGLGEVTFLSLTAFYPRAVISWWSSGTGGAGLLGALSYLGLTQAGLSPQQTLLSMLGIPALLLASYFLLLTSPEAQDPGGDKEAESAARQPLIGTEAPESKPGSSSSLSLRERWTVFKGLLWYIVPLVVVYFAEYFINQGLFELLFFRNTSLSHAQQYRWYQMLYQAGVFASRSSLRCCRIRFTWALALMQCLNLAFLLADVWFGFLPSIYLVFLIILYEGLLGGAAYVNTFHNIALETSDEHREFAMAATCISDTLGISLSGLLALPLHDFLCQLS; encoded by the exons ATGCTGAGTGCCGCCCATGACATCCTTAGCCACGAGAGGACATCAGGAAACCAGAGCCAC GTGGACCCAGGCCCAACGCCGATCCCCCACAACAGCTCATCACGATTTGACTGCAACTCTGTCTCTACGGCT GCCGTGCTCCTGGCGGACATCCTCCCCACACTCGTCATCAAATTGTTGGCTCCTCTTGGCCTTCACCTGCTGCCCTACAG CCCCCGGGTTCTCGTCAGTGGGATTTGTGCTGCTGGAAGCTTCATCCTGGTTGCCTTTTCTCATTCCGTGGGGACCAGCCTGTGTG GTGTGGTCTTCGCTAGCATCTCATCAGGCCTCGGGGAGGTCACCTTCCTCTCCCTCACTGCCTTCTACCCCAG GGCCGTGATCTCCTGGTGGTCCTCAGGGACTGGGGGAGCTGGGCTGCTGGGGGCCCTGTCCTACCTGGGGCTCACCCAGGCCGGCCTCTCCCCGCAGCAGACCCTGCTGTCCATGCTGGGTATCCCTGCACTGCTGCTGGCCAG CTATTTCTTGTTGCTCACATCTCCTGAGGCCCAGGACCCTGGAGGGGACAAAGAGGCAGAGAGCGCAGCCCGGCAGCCCCTCATAGGAACCGAGGCCCCTGAGTCAAAGCCAG gctccagctccagcctctcCCTTCGGGAAAGGTGGACAGTGTTCAAG GGTCTGCTGTGGTACATTGTCCCCTTGGTCGTGGTTTACTTCGCCGAGTATTTCATCAACCAGGGACTC TTTGAACTCCTCTTTTTCCGGAACACTTCCCTGAGTCATGCTCAGCAATACCGCTG GTACCAGATGCTGTACCAGGCTGGCGTCTTTGCCTCCCGCTCTTCTCTCCGCTGCTGTCGCATCCGTTTCACCTGGGCCCTGGCCCTGATGCAG TGCCTCAACCTGGCATTCCTGCTGGCGGACGTGTGGTTCGGCTTTCTGCCAAGCATCTACCTCGTCTTCCTGATCATTCTGTATGAGGGGCTCCTGGGAGGTGCAGCCTACGTGAACACCTTCCACAACATCGCCCTGGAG ACCAGTGATGAGCACCGGGAGTTTGCAATGGCGGCCACCTGCATCTCTGACACGCTGGGGATCTCCCTGTCGGGGCTCCTGGCTTTGCCTCTGCACGACTTCCTCTGCCAGCTCTCCTGA
- the CLN3 gene encoding battenin isoform X2, with protein sequence MGGCAGSRRRFSDSEGEYARPPSWSDHLWLAAHLRGVRADSAPGGHAWSRRAPENGWGSCPLLALPGEETVPEPRLPLLDHQGAHWKNAVGFWLLGLCNNFSYVVMLSAAHDILSHERTSGNQSHVDPGPTPIPHNSSSRFDCNSVSTAAVLLADILPTLVIKLLAPLGLHLLPYSPRVLVSGICAAGSFILVAFSHSVGTSLCGVVFASISSGLGEVTFLSLTAFYPRAVISWWSSGTGGAGLLGALSYLGLTQAGLSPQQTLLSMLGIPALLLASYFLLLTSPEAQDPGGDKEAESAARQPLIGTEAPESKPGSSSSLSLRERWTVFKGLLWYIVPLVVVYFAEYFINQGLFELLFFRNTSLSHAQQYRWYQMLYQAGVFASRSSLRCCRIRFTWALALMQCLNLAFLLADVWFGFLPSIYLVFLIILYEGLLGGAAYVNTFHNIALETSDEHREFAMAATCISDTLGISLSGLLALPLHDFLCQLS encoded by the exons ATGGGAGGCTGTGCGGGCTCGCGGCGGCGCTTTTCGGATTCCGAGGGTGAGTATGCCCGCCCACCCTCATGGAGCGACCACCTCTGGCTCGCAGCCCACCTGAGGGGAGTGAGAGCTGACTCGGCCCCGGGAGGACACGCATGGAGCCGTCGTGCACCTGAGAATGGGTGGGGGTCGTGCCCTCTTCTCGCTCTCCCAGGGGAGGAGACCGTCCCGGAGCCACGGCTCCCTCTGTTGGACCATCAGGGCGCGCATTGGAAGAACGCGGTGGGCTTCTG GCTGCTGGGCCTTTGCAACAACTTCTCTTATGTGGTGATGCTGAGTGCCGCCCATGACATCCTTAGCCACGAGAGGACATCAGGAAACCAGAGCCAC GTGGACCCAGGCCCAACGCCGATCCCCCACAACAGCTCATCACGATTTGACTGCAACTCTGTCTCTACGGCT GCCGTGCTCCTGGCGGACATCCTCCCCACACTCGTCATCAAATTGTTGGCTCCTCTTGGCCTTCACCTGCTGCCCTACAG CCCCCGGGTTCTCGTCAGTGGGATTTGTGCTGCTGGAAGCTTCATCCTGGTTGCCTTTTCTCATTCCGTGGGGACCAGCCTGTGTG GTGTGGTCTTCGCTAGCATCTCATCAGGCCTCGGGGAGGTCACCTTCCTCTCCCTCACTGCCTTCTACCCCAG GGCCGTGATCTCCTGGTGGTCCTCAGGGACTGGGGGAGCTGGGCTGCTGGGGGCCCTGTCCTACCTGGGGCTCACCCAGGCCGGCCTCTCCCCGCAGCAGACCCTGCTGTCCATGCTGGGTATCCCTGCACTGCTGCTGGCCAG CTATTTCTTGTTGCTCACATCTCCTGAGGCCCAGGACCCTGGAGGGGACAAAGAGGCAGAGAGCGCAGCCCGGCAGCCCCTCATAGGAACCGAGGCCCCTGAGTCAAAGCCAG gctccagctccagcctctcCCTTCGGGAAAGGTGGACAGTGTTCAAG GGTCTGCTGTGGTACATTGTCCCCTTGGTCGTGGTTTACTTCGCCGAGTATTTCATCAACCAGGGACTC TTTGAACTCCTCTTTTTCCGGAACACTTCCCTGAGTCATGCTCAGCAATACCGCTG GTACCAGATGCTGTACCAGGCTGGCGTCTTTGCCTCCCGCTCTTCTCTCCGCTGCTGTCGCATCCGTTTCACCTGGGCCCTGGCCCTGATGCAG TGCCTCAACCTGGCATTCCTGCTGGCGGACGTGTGGTTCGGCTTTCTGCCAAGCATCTACCTCGTCTTCCTGATCATTCTGTATGAGGGGCTCCTGGGAGGTGCAGCCTACGTGAACACCTTCCACAACATCGCCCTGGAG ACCAGTGATGAGCACCGGGAGTTTGCAATGGCGGCCACCTGCATCTCTGACACGCTGGGGATCTCCCTGTCGGGGCTCCTGGCTTTGCCTCTGCACGACTTCCTCTGCCAGCTCTCCTGA